In Ruminiclostridium papyrosolvens DSM 2782, the following proteins share a genomic window:
- a CDS encoding 2-isopropylmalate synthase, which produces MARTIKIFDTTLRDGEQTPGVNLNLQEKMEIAKQLVRLGVDVIEGGFAIASPGDFESIMTLSRNLKGVTIASLCRAVEKDIDRAWEAVQYAESPRIHTFIATSDIHMKYKLKMTEEEVLERAVAMVKRAKGYCSNVEFSAEDASRTREEFLYRIVEAVINAGATTVNIPDTVGYSTPREFGKLISNIRNNVPNIDKADISVHCHNDLGLAVANSLAAVENGAVQVECTINGLGERAGNAAIEEIIMGINTRKDYYDITHKVDTTQIYRASRLVSSLTGVNVQPNKAIVGANAFAHESGIHQHGVLSEKTTYEIMTPESVGMGQNRMVLGKLSGHHAFEERLKEMGYSLSDEEVKTAFAKFKDLADKKKVVTDKDIEALVDENIAVPEIFVIDSFQINSGNKMISTSTVSIKKDEEIITEAATGDGPVDAAFNAIERATGVNAELVHYRIKAVTEGKDALGEVTVKISHNDSVFMGKGVSTDIIEASVKAYLNAINRSISEIGESIISQ; this is translated from the coding sequence ATGGCTAGAACAATTAAAATATTTGATACCACATTAAGAGACGGAGAGCAGACACCCGGTGTTAACCTAAATCTCCAGGAGAAGATGGAAATAGCAAAGCAACTGGTAAGACTAGGTGTAGACGTTATTGAGGGCGGATTTGCCATTGCCTCCCCCGGTGACTTTGAATCAATAATGACGCTTTCCAGAAACCTGAAAGGGGTTACAATAGCAAGCCTGTGCCGTGCCGTAGAAAAGGATATAGACAGAGCCTGGGAGGCAGTTCAGTATGCGGAAAGCCCAAGAATACACACCTTTATCGCTACTTCAGATATCCATATGAAATACAAGCTGAAAATGACTGAGGAAGAGGTACTGGAAAGAGCTGTTGCCATGGTAAAACGTGCCAAGGGCTATTGCTCCAATGTTGAATTTTCAGCAGAAGATGCCAGCAGAACACGGGAGGAGTTTCTTTATCGTATAGTGGAAGCCGTTATTAATGCAGGAGCTACCACCGTAAATATTCCTGATACAGTGGGATATTCAACACCCCGTGAATTTGGAAAGCTTATAAGTAATATTAGAAATAATGTACCCAATATTGACAAGGCGGATATAAGCGTTCACTGCCATAATGATTTGGGCCTTGCTGTTGCTAATTCGCTGGCAGCTGTTGAAAACGGTGCCGTACAGGTTGAGTGTACAATTAATGGACTTGGCGAAAGAGCAGGAAATGCTGCAATAGAAGAAATAATAATGGGTATAAATACAAGAAAAGACTACTATGATATAACACATAAAGTTGATACAACCCAGATATACAGGGCAAGCAGACTTGTTTCCAGTCTTACAGGTGTGAATGTACAACCAAATAAGGCAATTGTGGGAGCAAACGCATTTGCGCATGAATCGGGAATACATCAGCATGGTGTGCTTTCTGAAAAGACCACATATGAGATTATGACTCCCGAATCAGTAGGAATGGGTCAGAACAGAATGGTTCTGGGAAAACTTTCAGGGCATCACGCTTTTGAAGAGAGATTGAAAGAGATGGGGTACTCCCTGTCTGATGAAGAAGTAAAGACTGCTTTTGCAAAATTCAAAGATTTAGCTGACAAGAAAAAGGTAGTTACTGACAAGGATATTGAAGCACTGGTGGATGAAAACATTGCGGTTCCTGAAATCTTTGTAATAGACAGCTTTCAGATAAACAGCGGAAATAAAATGATTTCAACCTCAACCGTCAGCATTAAAAAAGATGAGGAAATTATAACCGAAGCCGCAACGGGGGATGGCCCGGTAGATGCTGCATTTAACGCAATTGAACGTGCTACGGGTGTAAATGCAGAATTAGTTCATTATAGGATAAAGGCAGTTACGGAGGGAAAGGATGCTCTTGGTGAAGTAACTGTGAAAATATCCCATAATGACAGCGTATTTATGGGCAAGGGCGTCAGCACTGACATCATTGAGGCTAGTGTTAAGGCATACCTGAATGCAATAAACAGATCAATAAGCGAAATTGGAGAAAGTATAATTAGCCAGTAA